From a single Sinorhizobium sp. RAC02 genomic region:
- a CDS encoding alpha/beta hydrolase: MTATKDNGADFLTVGKGDDARQIAIALQPAAAGNALAHVVWLGGYRSDMTGTKAIELAALAARLGTACVRFDYSGHGASGGAFVDGTISRWLEESLAVIDRAAKALGTRRVVLVGSSMGGWIALRAVAELAKRRDVAVAGLVLIAPAPDFTSELIEPNLTDAERTALAERGQFEEPTPYGPDPNIYTLKLIEDGRDNRVLTGVIETGCPVHILQGMADPDVPYTHAVRLMEHLSGDDVVLTMIRDGDHRLSRPQDIAKILEAAEALARAE; the protein is encoded by the coding sequence ATGACGGCGACGAAGGACAACGGGGCAGACTTCCTCACGGTCGGCAAGGGTGACGATGCCCGGCAGATCGCGATCGCGCTCCAGCCGGCCGCCGCCGGCAATGCGCTCGCCCATGTCGTCTGGCTCGGCGGCTACCGCTCGGACATGACCGGCACCAAGGCTATCGAGCTTGCAGCGCTCGCCGCCCGCCTCGGCACAGCCTGCGTGCGCTTCGACTATTCCGGCCACGGCGCCTCGGGCGGTGCCTTCGTCGACGGCACGATCTCGCGCTGGCTGGAAGAATCGCTCGCCGTGATCGACCGTGCCGCAAAGGCCCTCGGCACGCGCCGCGTCGTCCTCGTCGGCTCCTCCATGGGCGGCTGGATCGCGCTGCGCGCCGTCGCCGAACTGGCCAAGCGCCGGGATGTCGCGGTCGCCGGTCTGGTGCTCATCGCCCCCGCGCCCGATTTTACTTCCGAACTGATCGAGCCGAACCTGACGGATGCCGAGCGCACGGCGCTCGCCGAGCGCGGCCAGTTCGAGGAGCCGACGCCTTACGGCCCGGATCCGAACATCTACACGCTGAAGCTCATCGAGGACGGCCGCGACAACCGTGTTCTGACCGGCGTCATCGAGACCGGCTGCCCGGTGCACATTTTGCAGGGCATGGCGGATCCGGACGTGCCCTATACCCATGCCGTGCGCCTGATGGAGCACCTTTCCGGCGACGATGTGGTGCTGACGATGATCCGCGACGGCGATCACCGCCTGTCGCGCCCGCAGGATATCGCCAAGATCCTCGAGGCGGCGGAGGCGCTCGCCCGCGCGGAATGA
- the infC gene encoding translation initiation factor IF-3 encodes MRRPFKAEAPVKDGPRSNKEIRIPRVQLIDADGNNHGTVPTDQALRMAEEAGLDLVEISPNSEPPVCKILDLGKLKYANQKKAAEARKKQKIVEIKEIKMRPNIDTHDYEVKMKAMNRFFEEGDKVKVTLKFRGREMAHQELGMKLLMQVKEDTLTIAKVEAEPKLEGRQMMMVLAPK; translated from the coding sequence ATTCGCAGACCTTTTAAAGCGGAAGCTCCCGTCAAGGACGGCCCGCGCTCCAACAAGGAAATCCGGATTCCCCGGGTTCAGCTTATTGACGCCGACGGCAACAACCACGGCACCGTCCCCACCGATCAGGCGCTCCGCATGGCGGAAGAAGCAGGCCTCGATCTCGTGGAGATTTCGCCGAACTCCGAACCGCCCGTCTGCAAGATTCTTGACCTCGGCAAGCTGAAATACGCCAACCAGAAGAAGGCGGCCGAAGCGCGCAAGAAGCAGAAGATCGTCGAAATCAAAGAAATCAAGATGCGCCCGAACATCGACACCCATGACTATGAGGTGAAGATGAAGGCGATGAACCGCTTCTTTGAAGAGGGCGACAAGGTCAAGGTGACGCTGAAGTTCCGTGGTCGCGAAATGGCCCACCAGGAACTCGGCATGAAGCTCCTGATGCAGGTCAAGGAAGACACGCTGACCATCGCCAAGGTCGAAGCCGAGCCGAAGCTCGAAGGCCGCCAGATGATGATGGTGCTCGCTCCGAAGTGA